The sequence GACGCGTTTTTCGGCGATATTCAGATTTGCCATAATCTTAATTCTGGCCACTACAGCGTTGTGATGGGATGCCGGCACCTGGGTAATATCCCGGCACACGCCGTCGATTCGCATACGGACCCGGGTCGGACCGCTTTTTTCCGCGTCTACGTGAATATCAGAGGCATTAAGTTTCTTGGCATCATGCAGGATGCGGCTGACCAGGCGCACCACAGCGGGGGCATCGTCAGACATTTCCTCTGTCTGTTCTTCAAGATCATCACCGCTGGTACCGATTTCATCGAGAATCTCATCCATATCGCCGGGCCCGCTGCCGCCCCCGGCGCTTTCACCAAGGTATTGCAACACGGTATTGGGCAAGGCCACACAGATATCGTAACTGTTAATGCCTATGGCACTCTCTATTTCCATCAAAAGTGCGGCATTGTTGGGCTCGGCCATCAGGATGATAGGATTGTCCGAAACGTCTGCAATAACCGCCACATAGTTGCGCTTGAGATAAGAGAGGTTGAGTCTGCTGTCACTCTGATACAGATGATACTTATCCGGCAGGTATCCCATAAAGGGGACCTGGTAGTGCACCGATAGCGCGTTACCAAGCTCTTCTTCGGCGATACGGTATTCTGTGGTCAGGCGTTGCGCCAGTTGCCGGGGGTCCCGGCAACTTTCCAGCAGCTGATCCAAATCTCCTGAGGAGATTAACTTTTTATGCACTAAATACTGAAAAGGCTTATTGGTGCCGCCAAGCTCATAGCGGAACTTGGTTCCCAGCATAGTCGCGAGCTGATTCGCCAGATCCAGATCCTCGCTGATAAAGTCACCCCGTTGCTTATTGATTATCTGCATGACGCCGAGTAAGACGCCGGCATTCATCACCGGCACACAGATAATATTTCGGGTTTTAAAGGAACTGGATTTATCAAATTTATCAGCAAACCTGAGGCGGGGGTGGATGGTGGCCAGCTCTTCCTTATTATAAGGATCGGATATCAGCAAGGGTAACTGACTCAATGCCACGTAACCGGCGATAGATTGAGGGGTTATCGGAACCTTAATTTCCCGCACTTCTTTACCGGTCTTAAAACGGGCTACCAGATCCTGGTGCTGACGCCGTCGCTGGAAAATACTCATACGCTCGGCGGCGAACATATCCAGAATGATGGGTTCGAGCTTTTCGTAGGCGTCCATCAGCTCCTGATGGGTTTCCAGCAGTTGGTTGATTTGTTCCAGTTGCTGATCGGCTTTAGTGGTCATCATATAATTTGTGGTCTGTTCAACTTCTGTTCGCAAGAAACCATGGCACACGTAACTTTGCATGTTAGGTGGTTTCGGCGCCCAAGGCCAACATCATTCACCTATGTTGCCACAATCCATGAGTTTTTTGCCATTGTGGCTTGCATAAAAAGCCGACATAGGTATAATTCGCGTCCACTTGTCCTGACGGACATGCGTTTTTACTCTGGTAACAGGTAGAAATGAACTACAAGGCCCCGATTGGGGGTCAGCAGTTTACAC comes from Lacimicrobium alkaliphilum and encodes:
- a CDS encoding ATPase, T2SS/T4P/T4SS family — protein: MTTKADQQLEQINQLLETHQELMDAYEKLEPIILDMFAAERMSIFQRRRQHQDLVARFKTGKEVREIKVPITPQSIAGYVALSQLPLLISDPYNKEELATIHPRLRFADKFDKSSSFKTRNIICVPVMNAGVLLGVMQIINKQRGDFISEDLDLANQLATMLGTKFRYELGGTNKPFQYLVHKKLISSGDLDQLLESCRDPRQLAQRLTTEYRIAEEELGNALSVHYQVPFMGYLPDKYHLYQSDSRLNLSYLKRNYVAVIADVSDNPIILMAEPNNAALLMEIESAIGINSYDICVALPNTVLQYLGESAGGGSGPGDMDEILDEIGTSGDDLEEQTEEMSDDAPAVVRLVSRILHDAKKLNASDIHVDAEKSGPTRVRMRIDGVCRDITQVPASHHNAVVARIKIMANLNIAEKRVPQDGKLAVKMSGQIVEVRVATIPTVAGEGVVMRILATGGAMPMEKLNLSPRNNKAIKEMIKKPHGIILVVGPTGSGKTTTLHAVLGDLNTPEKKIWTAEDPVEITQAGLQQVQVSPKIGFTFANALRAFLRADPDIILIGEMRDKETAHAGIEASLTGHLVLSTLHTNSAPETITRLLDLGLDPVNFSDACVGILAQRLIRTLCPNCKETYQASETDIGFIKRQYGEQYLDEIDLSEPLMLHRGKGCDACGNTGYKGRTGVHELLAMTPDLRALVYKESSVALMKEQAMKDGMRTLTQDGICKILKGDTDIAQVQIISGTE